The Acidobacteriota bacterium genome includes the window CCTGACCCCCCACCCAGCAGCGACCCTGTTCGCCCGGCCTTTTACAAGGCCGGGCGAACTCCGTTTTGGAAGAAACCAGCGCGCTGTCACCGGAACTGCGCGGAACGAGGCACGTTTCATTCACAACTATAACCTGCCCGAAAGGCCACCTTCATGACAAAGAAAGCCGTGAAATCCACACCCGCCAAGAAGACGGCCAAAGCCCCTGGCGTTGAGGCGCTGCGCAAAGACGTTGCAGTGCTCAAAGCGGATGCGAAAGTTGTGCTTGATGACATCAAGGTCGTTGCACATGACGGCCGCCGAAGCGCGCTTCGCAAAGGCAAGCGCTTGGCGAAAAGCGCTGGCTCGCGCTTTGAGGACGCCAATCACGCGATGAAGTCTACTGTGCGTGACAAGCCAATGCGCGCAATAGGCGCCTCCTTCGCCGCCGGCTGGCTGCTCGGCGCATTGCGGCGCAAATAGGCTGAACAATGAGAACGCGCCTTCAAGCGGCTGCTCTGAGCGAGCCGCTTGAAGGCGCAATCAATCTGTTATCTGTTCAAGTGCGTTAAAGTGTTTGAACGCTGAAAATCAAAACTTCGAGCGCGTCGCTCGAGACTAACCGTTGGCGCCTTCTCCGGAGCGCGGGGCGTTCCGGTTCGCGCTATCCGCGGCCTTGAGCAACTCCATGAACTCATTCTCCACGTCATTGGCGTCCGGCAGGTTCATGACCTGCTGGAGCTTTGACCCGATCGTACGCCGCTGCGCCGTCAGGAAGGGAGGGTTGTCTGTCGCTTTCATGACAAATGAACGAGTGTCGGAACTGATCGTTCCTTCCCGAATGCAACCAGTGCGCAGGCTGACTTTTTGGCCACACCCATGCTGTTCAACACGGCAGGCGTGTGCGGATGAAATCAGGCGATCCCGCGTGCCTTGACCTGGTTGCGGCCCGACTGCTGTGCGCTCCGCAACAGAACGTCCGCCTGCTTGATCACATCGCCGGCGCTCATTCCCGGATCAAGCCTCGCGAGGCCAAAGGACGCTGTCACGCCAGTCACTTTTGCGCGCGTTTCGGGGACAACGAAGCTGGTGAGCTTGAACCCGTGTTTGACCTTGATCAGCAGATTGTAGGCCGACATCAGGTCGCGCTCAGTCAGGATCAGGGCAAAGGCCTGCTCGCCGTAGCGCGCGATCATGTCGTTGTCCGAGACGCCTGCGGTCACGTGGCGAGTGAAGCCCTGCAAGACAATATCGCCAAGCGGCGCGCCTTCGGCGGAAACTAGGGACGCAAAGTCATCAATTTCGGCCAGAACCACGCAAAAGCCTTCGCGCGATTTCACCGCATGAGCCGCTGACGCTTCCAGCCGTTTTTCGAAGGCGCGCCGGTTGTGGGCACCTGTCAGCGGATCCCGCGCAGCCTGTGCCTGCGCCTCTTCAAGCTGCTGGTTCAGGACCGTGATCATGCTCTGCGATTTTGCAAGTCCGCTGTTCAACTCGCGGGTCAGCGAAGCCATCCGGCGGTTCTCTTCGAGCAAGCCGTTGACGACTTCGGCAAGTCCGCCCTCTGTCGTTGCCTGCGGCACCCGCTCGGCGAAAGTATCGAGCGACGTGGTGAAATCGTCGCTTTGGCGAAGGCCCTTCTCGATGATCTCAAGAACGCTCCCGATTTCAGTGCCGATTGCCTGGCCGATATCCTGCGCAACATAAGCCTGAGCGTTGTCGGCCAGGTATTCCTGAAAAAGCGACTCGATGTCGTAGGGACTCAGCTGGTCTTTCAACTGGAGGAGATCGTTGATCTCCGCCACCAGCGCGTCATCCGAACCCGTCGCATAGGCAAACAGCACCGCATAGGCGTTTGGGTAGGGCGCGGTATGGTACTTGTCCATGAGGTTGAAAACCCGGACTGCCGCCTGGCAGACTTCTCGAAAACTGCGCTGCCCCGCATATTTCGGGACTTCGGCGGACGGCTGCCTGACAGGCGCTGACATGATAACGAATCCGAACTGCACGCCCGAGGGCGCCACGATATCCTTGTTGGTCGCAGAATAGGGTTTGTTTCGCGTTAACGACGTTTTCGGCAACCTTTGCGCGCAGCGATTGAGCGCGGTCCTTGCCGGCGATCAGGAATATTTGGGCGCCCGCTTTTCCATGAAAGCGGCGATGCCTTCGCGGAAATTCGGATCGTTGGCAGTCAGCATCTGATTGCGGTCTTCGATGGCCATGACGGCTTCAAGACCGCTCGCGTCGATCGAATGATTGAGGCAGTCCTTGGTCAGCCGCAGCCCGAGCGGAGTTGCGTACAGCATGTCCTGTGCAAAAGCCGATGCTTCGGTGAGCATCGAGCCCGCCGGCACGACGCGGTTCGCCAGCCCGATCTGATATGCCCGCGCCGCATCGATGAACCGGCCCGTCAGCATGAACTCGCTGGCCAATGACTGTCCGATGATCCGTGGCAGGAAGTATGAGACGCCCATGTCGCATGCGCTCAGGCCGA containing:
- a CDS encoding GGDEF domain-containing protein; translation: MPKTSLTRNKPYSATNKDIVAPSGVQFGFVIMSAPVRQPSAEVPKYAGQRSFREVCQAAVRVFNLMDKYHTAPYPNAYAVLFAYATGSDDALVAEINDLLQLKDQLSPYDIESLFQEYLADNAQAYVAQDIGQAIGTEIGSVLEIIEKGLRQSDDFTTSLDTFAERVPQATTEGGLAEVVNGLLEENRRMASLTRELNSGLAKSQSMITVLNQQLEEAQAQAARDPLTGAHNRRAFEKRLEASAAHAVKSREGFCVVLAEIDDFASLVSAEGAPLGDIVLQGFTRHVTAGVSDNDMIARYGEQAFALILTERDLMSAYNLLIKVKHGFKLTSFVVPETRAKVTGVTASFGLARLDPGMSAGDVIKQADVLLRSAQQSGRNQVKARGIA